One region of Aminobacterium colombiense DSM 12261 genomic DNA includes:
- a CDS encoding HAD family hydrolase: protein MVKAVIFDFDMTLADSSYAITNSTNRLAREHGLRNVTREEVLKTIGMPIRDSWLHLWGEFKEEWLTEYRSFFVEQEYAGIRVFPGTFPLLESLRDKGIRLAVASNRQNARPVVESQKLDAFFEHIIGIQDVEHPKPAPDILNKSMDLLGAGAEEVFYVGDTDLDMMTSVAAGVRGIGLTTGNFSARELEISGAWHTFDKIEDILSLF from the coding sequence GTGGTAAAAGCTGTCATTTTTGACTTCGACATGACCCTGGCAGACAGCAGCTATGCCATTACCAATAGCACTAATCGTCTTGCGAGGGAACATGGGTTGCGTAATGTTACGAGAGAAGAAGTCTTGAAGACCATAGGGATGCCCATTCGAGATTCATGGTTACACCTCTGGGGTGAGTTTAAAGAGGAATGGCTTACAGAGTACCGAAGTTTTTTTGTTGAGCAGGAATATGCTGGAATTCGGGTCTTCCCCGGCACGTTCCCTCTTTTAGAATCCCTGCGTGATAAAGGAATCCGCCTCGCAGTGGCATCGAATCGTCAGAATGCCCGCCCGGTAGTAGAGTCTCAGAAACTGGATGCTTTTTTTGAGCATATTATAGGCATTCAGGATGTGGAACATCCAAAGCCTGCTCCGGACATCTTGAACAAGAGCATGGACCTTCTAGGCGCAGGAGCCGAAGAAGTGTTCTATGTAGGGGATACTGACCTCGATATGATGACATCAGTGGCCGCAGGAGTACGGGGTATAGGTTTGACAACGGGTAATTTTTCAGCTCGTGAACTTGAAATCTCAGGGGCATGGCACACCTTCGATAAAATAGAGGACATCCTCTCTCTTTTTTAG
- a CDS encoding PD-(D/E)XK nuclease family protein yields MVSLPRIVLYQRISELERELYTDAQRELCTFFVPTSRDRKILQDFLLPKSTAGDSSPIIWRWEDLTRHLEILLAASCEGLRFRRQIDPPDHWLIVRYILHGFLDGHPEKEQLPPGIRQPGFISTLGDQFRELLREAISPEILGRSLGCGACQKNNCTKTAAPEGILCRLFHLYVEYLETWHLMDSAQVPLIALELLQKGEPSLLQWIRSRRFIFVGFLSFSSSQMALLSYMSSIGVSITLYSPNTGIDDFYTTVDQFPSALVEGTRSSGPFKALRIVAGSPRMEMETLARELVLWKNKKGYLSGQEILPAETPWQNIGMVFDAPLLPLAEEVLQRYRIPYSINEGLTVGQTALWDIARRIWNAGEHGWPLGETWDILREPCLAGREIATSPPADIFTLNEKGWIGFLEHAAPERGLDSFKKMCLFVKTIKKGGTPVEILSALYSLAAENPSWGKELSLWAMDHPEFDESIRRLQAALRETEHKVESLGELQDRIGPAGQVRFSGSEAVSFLHHWTSMATIWLPPAIKGALSLFIGTPPVLEKNSLWIMPNITASIWPGKMSESSLLPDRHKLALHDLTGTERGHLPLLKEKRDQREALFRRLVACGEDLLILSSPSTDALGKPLPPSPFLGKGVSENWISFPDDMAPLERSLSHLLPQNEETMVQHVEIGEDASPYGGILRELPTFRGDAPEPLKGHLSALDDYESCPFRFVNLNVLKIEEPAEPGLDVRKCGSTLHLLWERVWQAYEQTSRPLSLLARQYWEETLEESYPELLRVPQLARHKELLLQQVTGLADLQQSMENNGLAGLRLKQFRELDLPILIVDGVSFTGKADRIEYLHDGRILIFDYKLGKSNGRNKSLQLAAYALALLEGKGKKTHLPVTGVSGGLYLCHGDTSVAGAIEGKDLQNITGGKNGRSNNALETLFLEAQGALERMAASLKTGVFPPSYGSETCRHCSLNLMCRKSELGGQGENDENE; encoded by the coding sequence ATGGTAAGTTTGCCCCGTATTGTTCTGTATCAGAGAATCTCAGAACTTGAAAGGGAATTATATACTGATGCTCAAAGGGAACTTTGTACGTTCTTCGTCCCCACAAGTAGAGACAGAAAAATATTGCAAGACTTCCTTCTTCCGAAAAGCACGGCAGGGGACAGTTCTCCTATTATCTGGAGATGGGAAGACCTGACCCGCCACCTTGAAATACTTCTCGCGGCCAGTTGCGAGGGGTTGCGTTTTCGACGCCAGATCGACCCACCCGACCACTGGCTTATCGTTCGATATATTTTACATGGCTTCCTGGATGGACACCCTGAGAAAGAGCAGCTGCCTCCCGGAATTCGTCAGCCCGGATTTATTTCTACCCTGGGGGATCAATTCCGCGAATTGCTTCGAGAGGCTATCTCTCCTGAAATTCTGGGGAGATCCCTCGGCTGCGGCGCTTGCCAAAAAAATAATTGTACAAAAACTGCCGCCCCTGAAGGCATTTTATGCCGGCTGTTTCATCTTTACGTTGAATATCTGGAAACCTGGCATCTTATGGACAGCGCCCAAGTCCCCCTCATAGCCCTTGAGCTTCTTCAGAAAGGAGAGCCATCCCTCCTTCAGTGGATAAGGAGCCGCCGCTTCATATTTGTCGGCTTTCTCAGTTTCAGTTCAAGCCAAATGGCCCTTCTTTCTTATATGTCTTCAATAGGGGTGTCTATCACTTTATATTCTCCCAACACCGGTATCGATGACTTTTACACTACAGTGGACCAATTCCCATCAGCTCTAGTGGAGGGAACCCGATCTTCGGGCCCCTTCAAGGCACTCCGCATAGTAGCTGGCTCACCTCGAATGGAAATGGAGACTCTGGCTCGGGAACTGGTCCTCTGGAAAAACAAGAAGGGCTATCTGTCAGGCCAGGAGATTCTACCTGCCGAAACTCCGTGGCAAAATATTGGCATGGTTTTTGACGCTCCTCTTTTACCTCTCGCAGAAGAGGTACTGCAGCGATATCGCATCCCTTATTCAATAAATGAGGGCCTCACGGTGGGACAGACTGCACTCTGGGATATAGCCCGTCGGATCTGGAATGCCGGTGAACATGGATGGCCTCTCGGAGAAACCTGGGATATCCTTCGCGAACCCTGTCTGGCAGGAAGGGAGATAGCAACTTCACCACCCGCTGATATCTTCACTCTTAATGAGAAAGGGTGGATCGGTTTCTTGGAGCACGCAGCTCCTGAACGAGGGTTAGACTCTTTTAAAAAGATGTGCCTTTTTGTAAAGACCATAAAAAAAGGCGGCACTCCCGTGGAAATACTATCTGCTCTTTATTCCCTGGCTGCAGAAAATCCCTCGTGGGGGAAAGAGCTTTCTCTCTGGGCTATGGACCACCCAGAGTTTGACGAATCTATCCGCCGTCTTCAGGCAGCATTGCGAGAGACAGAACATAAGGTTGAAAGTCTTGGAGAGCTTCAAGACCGTATTGGACCTGCGGGGCAGGTTCGGTTCTCCGGTTCTGAAGCCGTCTCCTTTCTACATCACTGGACATCTATGGCTACTATATGGCTTCCACCGGCAATAAAAGGGGCCCTTTCTCTGTTTATAGGAACTCCTCCAGTTCTTGAAAAAAACTCTCTCTGGATCATGCCAAACATCACTGCTTCCATCTGGCCGGGGAAAATGAGCGAATCCTCCCTTCTTCCCGACAGGCATAAATTGGCGCTGCATGACTTAACAGGTACGGAACGAGGGCACCTCCCCCTTTTAAAAGAAAAAAGAGATCAGAGAGAAGCTCTGTTCAGACGTCTCGTTGCCTGTGGAGAAGACCTGCTTATTCTCTCCTCTCCTTCAACAGATGCCCTAGGAAAACCCCTTCCACCCTCTCCATTCTTAGGAAAAGGGGTTTCTGAGAACTGGATATCCTTCCCTGACGACATGGCTCCTCTGGAGAGGTCACTCAGTCATCTCCTTCCTCAAAACGAAGAAACCATGGTGCAACATGTGGAGATAGGGGAAGACGCTTCGCCCTATGGAGGGATATTACGAGAACTGCCTACGTTCAGAGGTGATGCACCTGAACCATTGAAAGGACATTTGAGCGCTCTGGACGATTATGAAAGTTGCCCCTTCCGCTTCGTCAACTTGAACGTGCTTAAAATAGAAGAGCCAGCCGAACCTGGACTGGATGTACGAAAATGCGGCAGCACCCTTCACCTTCTCTGGGAAAGGGTGTGGCAAGCCTATGAGCAGACGTCTCGCCCTCTTTCTTTATTGGCCCGACAGTATTGGGAAGAAACCCTGGAGGAAAGTTACCCTGAATTGCTGAGAGTTCCCCAACTTGCCAGACATAAGGAGTTACTTTTACAACAAGTGACAGGGCTGGCTGATCTTCAGCAATCCATGGAAAACAACGGCCTGGCAGGGCTCCGGCTTAAACAGTTCAGGGAATTGGATCTGCCTATTCTAATAGTGGACGGGGTTTCTTTCACTGGAAAGGCCGACCGCATTGAATACCTTCATGACGGAAGAATTCTTATTTTTGACTACAAGCTGGGAAAAAGTAACGGACGGAACAAAAGCTTACAGCTGGCGGCCTATGCCCTGGCCCTGCTGGAAGGGAAAGGGAAGAAAACGCACCTTCCGGTAACCGGCGTATCAGGGGGCTTATACCTTTGTCATGGCGATACTTCTGTGGCAGGAGCCATTGAAGGGAAAGACCTCCAGAATATAACCGGGGGGAAAAATGGCCGAAGCAACAATGCTCTGGAAACGCTCTTCCTTGAAGCGCAAGGGGCTCTTGAACGCATGGCTGCAAGTCTGAAGACCGGCGTTTTCCCGCCCTCCTATGGTTCGGAAACCTGTCGCCACTGTTCTCTTAATCTTATGTGCAGAAAAAGCGAACTTGGGGGCCAAGGTGAAAATGACGAAAATGAATAG
- a CDS encoding AzlC family ABC transporter permease yields the protein MNKLQEKSLYDGLKAGFPIVIGYVPIGMAFGLLARNVGVPFGENCLFSILVFAGASQFMALDLLRAGIATGDIVLATFLLNLRHMVMSASLAARLNNINKKWLPFIAFGITDETFSVASLHEGKLTAAFLLALNGISYGAWIGGTATGYVVGTILPETVQISLGVGLYAMFTAILTPEIKKSMAALTLAGLSGFTYIALDALKFFPDGWKLITAIIIGSTAGPFLLKDSCEGDKI from the coding sequence ATGAACAAACTACAAGAAAAAAGCCTTTATGATGGGCTTAAGGCAGGGTTCCCTATCGTGATAGGATACGTTCCTATCGGCATGGCCTTTGGGCTTTTAGCCCGTAATGTAGGGGTGCCTTTTGGGGAGAACTGCCTCTTTTCCATCCTCGTGTTTGCTGGAGCGAGCCAGTTTATGGCTCTTGATCTACTGAGGGCAGGCATAGCCACAGGAGACATTGTTTTAGCCACATTTCTTTTGAATCTGCGTCATATGGTGATGAGCGCCTCCCTGGCTGCCCGTCTCAATAATATAAATAAGAAATGGCTGCCCTTTATAGCCTTTGGCATCACAGATGAAACATTTTCGGTAGCGTCTTTGCACGAGGGCAAGCTTACCGCTGCATTTTTGCTGGCGTTAAATGGAATTTCCTACGGAGCGTGGATAGGGGGAACAGCGACAGGCTATGTGGTGGGGACAATTTTGCCCGAAACAGTCCAAATCAGCCTTGGAGTTGGTCTCTATGCCATGTTCACAGCCATACTTACGCCAGAAATCAAAAAGTCAATGGCAGCCCTTACTCTCGCTGGCCTATCTGGTTTCACTTATATTGCCCTTGACGCTTTGAAGTTTTTTCCAGATGGCTGGAAACTTATTAC
- a CDS encoding YitT family protein produces MKGFFQGFLKESFFRLVFGIRKEWRTFLAVTAGDVLIAFAMVVFVMPNRFPDLGVAGLSVLSNYIWGISPAWVLLTANGALMAWAWRELSPRFVIWTGYSVSLIAFLVKVFEFIPQLNLEDKFMAAVLAGVIKGLGTGIIFRAGGSTGGIDIPGMALRKRYGIEMGQFSICVNTLILGFSAFIVGIQASIYGVVALYVYGIVVDNTSRSFDRRKQVFIITNYPHEISEFITKDLGRGVTLLQGEGGFSGQERTVLLALLEPRQMVTLKHFLAAKDPKAFMSVNDASEVLGKGFKSWENL; encoded by the coding sequence TTGAAAGGCTTTTTTCAAGGATTTCTAAAAGAATCTTTTTTTCGTTTAGTTTTCGGTATTCGAAAAGAGTGGCGAACCTTTCTTGCCGTTACGGCGGGAGATGTGCTTATAGCTTTTGCCATGGTGGTTTTTGTAATGCCAAATCGTTTCCCCGACCTCGGCGTAGCGGGACTTTCTGTTCTTTCCAACTACATATGGGGAATTTCTCCGGCATGGGTGCTTCTCACAGCTAACGGCGCCCTGATGGCCTGGGCATGGCGGGAACTATCACCTCGTTTTGTCATCTGGACAGGCTACTCTGTTTCCCTTATTGCTTTTTTAGTTAAGGTCTTTGAGTTTATACCTCAGCTAAACTTGGAGGATAAGTTTATGGCGGCGGTTCTTGCAGGTGTTATCAAGGGACTCGGAACGGGTATTATCTTCAGAGCAGGTGGATCTACCGGCGGCATAGATATTCCGGGAATGGCGTTACGTAAGCGTTACGGAATTGAAATGGGGCAGTTTTCTATTTGTGTTAATACGTTAATACTGGGTTTTTCTGCCTTCATTGTCGGCATTCAGGCTTCAATCTATGGAGTAGTCGCGCTTTATGTTTACGGTATAGTGGTGGATAATACGTCCCGTTCTTTTGACCGGCGCAAGCAGGTGTTTATCATTACGAATTATCCCCATGAAATTTCTGAGTTCATCACGAAGGATCTTGGCAGGGGAGTTACGTTGCTCCAGGGAGAGGGCGGTTTCTCGGGGCAGGAGAGAACAGTGTTGCTGGCTCTGCTAGAGCCCCGGCAAATGGTAACATTGAAACACTTTCTGGCCGCAAAGGATCCCAAAGCCTTTATGTCTGTCAATGATGCATCAGAAGTTCTGGGCAAGGGATTCAAGAGCTGGGAAAACCTATAG
- a CDS encoding UvrD-helicase domain-containing protein, whose protein sequence is MTKMNSAFTQLLKERTQPGQFKAITADAPLVAVSAGAGTGKTWTLAWRFIWILVTGRADTNEILTLTFTEKAALEMAERIKNLLLQLAMELPSQKVFFQKAADRIDEGYISTIHSFSMRVLKECGLATELDPESGTIAPPQESLFWKEAEEALDRWDGNWFAKSSSHLWAQRIAKLFSDPLFMDSVNTFGPNATVELAKSSLALFASQGQTPKDLWQWGSDLFSRDQDAVDTARLTLFRRWEDEWHRFLQPESGIFYNLNELGGTGKLCGNVRNLITRWQQQPSKENLPHFIQSLIEGLKGASGKLANEIAFHLKEPVSQYRNRLIKEEPWITVFTQGFDEKEQAYRSCLLGFSAILWQLWDEFRRRKNRLSFDDMIRYAMEALEHSPSYAERFKEILVDEFQDTNPLQDRLIQAVRSHSQRLFIVGDLKQSIYRFRHADLSLFGSYIKKAKYGHGDYILLDTSFRSKEILVHEVNDLFSSVWKDGLGQELPLPFESLEVPHYLSTHELRQQCTVDPFLTYLEGGKEGEKIREARLRQIRRLALLFSQYYEEKRTVWDKQKECLRPVQWKDMAILVPSRTSWFPLLEKIFFEEFQLPIYFEGSTSYFSRSEIQDLIALLNFLDDPGKELYLMSFLSSPLSSLSLEEVRDLALDAPKGYRLQAFQEKWPHLARQIDDWRLMAHFLGPSAVLASFLEKSDSFLRAFPAWKRRGVAANMRKAIDMAREFEEAIGTSLPGCASYLREAMERQEKFAEPDVSNEKENVIRVMTVHGSKGLEFPVLAVLGLERTSSAGEKGSLMPSPKMGVALSRIPGERNSGQAPLAWSLSRLFEEQEEYEEWQRLFYVACTRARDSLILCGHLPWRRDGYSPGDRSWLKMLLSWNPELLPLTDEPAAKAGGPKEERERSHKYSSVPLPSSEHQYLARISATSFALFQYCPYAYRMKHRQGHELVWEQPGEYPSEGGADVGSLVHYLLSQWDFASKPLESFFPEEENWDTFTETLPGKLRAVWKRPRVPSHIYSWLLTFQQGAIVGRILKNNLTVKKEVPFRADLVNGPTMVGAIDLLWHENDMLFIRDFKITTISQVPENLYRDQLAFYALAMKKTLSVPRISLGFWHLREGTEELLSSLEREDWDQIEGEVRKMARQALSGPFKPVKGRCSFCPFKGECTWLHA, encoded by the coding sequence ATGACGAAAATGAATAGTGCTTTTACTCAGCTTCTAAAAGAAAGAACTCAGCCAGGCCAATTCAAGGCCATTACTGCTGATGCGCCTCTTGTGGCAGTGAGTGCGGGAGCCGGAACGGGAAAAACCTGGACCCTCGCCTGGCGTTTTATATGGATCCTCGTCACAGGAAGGGCCGACACAAACGAAATCCTTACTCTCACCTTTACAGAAAAGGCTGCTCTGGAAATGGCGGAACGAATAAAAAATCTGCTCTTACAACTCGCCATGGAACTACCGTCCCAAAAGGTTTTTTTTCAAAAGGCGGCAGATCGTATCGATGAGGGATATATTTCTACCATCCACTCTTTTTCTATGAGGGTTTTGAAGGAGTGCGGCCTGGCAACGGAGCTGGATCCGGAATCGGGAACCATTGCTCCTCCCCAAGAAAGTCTCTTCTGGAAAGAAGCGGAAGAGGCCCTTGACCGATGGGATGGAAACTGGTTTGCCAAAAGCTCCTCCCACCTATGGGCCCAGCGGATCGCCAAGCTTTTCTCAGATCCTCTCTTTATGGATAGTGTCAATACTTTCGGACCAAATGCAACAGTGGAACTGGCTAAGAGCTCCCTCGCTCTTTTTGCCAGCCAGGGGCAAACTCCAAAAGACCTATGGCAGTGGGGCTCAGACCTTTTTTCTAGAGATCAGGACGCTGTTGACACAGCCAGATTAACGCTCTTTAGGCGATGGGAAGATGAATGGCATCGCTTTCTTCAACCTGAATCGGGCATCTTTTACAACCTGAACGAGCTGGGAGGGACTGGTAAACTATGCGGCAATGTCAGAAATCTCATAACCCGATGGCAGCAGCAGCCTTCTAAAGAGAATCTGCCGCACTTTATCCAAAGCCTTATAGAGGGGTTAAAGGGTGCCAGTGGAAAACTTGCTAACGAAATAGCCTTTCATCTGAAAGAACCTGTTTCCCAATATCGCAACCGCCTCATAAAAGAAGAACCTTGGATAACTGTCTTCACTCAGGGATTTGATGAAAAGGAACAGGCATATCGAAGCTGTCTTCTTGGTTTTTCCGCCATTCTCTGGCAATTATGGGATGAATTCCGACGAAGAAAGAACCGTCTCTCTTTCGACGACATGATTCGCTATGCCATGGAAGCCCTGGAACACAGTCCTTCATACGCAGAGCGTTTTAAAGAGATCCTTGTGGATGAGTTTCAGGACACCAACCCTCTCCAGGACCGTCTTATCCAGGCAGTACGAAGCCATAGCCAGCGCCTTTTCATTGTAGGGGACCTGAAACAATCAATCTATCGATTTCGCCATGCAGACCTCTCTCTCTTCGGTTCATACATCAAAAAAGCTAAATACGGTCATGGAGACTATATCCTCCTCGACACAAGCTTCAGAAGCAAAGAAATTCTTGTTCATGAGGTAAACGATCTTTTTTCTTCAGTCTGGAAAGATGGTCTAGGGCAGGAATTGCCCCTTCCCTTCGAGTCCCTGGAAGTCCCTCACTATCTTTCTACCCATGAGCTCCGTCAGCAATGTACCGTAGATCCCTTCCTCACCTATCTCGAAGGAGGCAAGGAAGGCGAAAAGATACGTGAAGCACGGCTTCGCCAGATTAGGCGGCTCGCCCTTCTTTTCTCTCAATATTACGAAGAAAAGCGAACAGTCTGGGACAAACAGAAAGAGTGTCTCCGTCCAGTGCAGTGGAAGGACATGGCCATACTTGTGCCATCCCGTACAAGCTGGTTCCCTCTTCTAGAAAAGATATTTTTTGAGGAATTTCAGCTTCCCATATACTTTGAAGGAAGTACAAGCTACTTTTCAAGAAGCGAAATACAGGATCTCATAGCTCTTCTCAACTTCCTTGATGACCCCGGAAAGGAACTGTACCTTATGAGCTTTCTCTCTTCACCCTTATCCTCTCTTTCTCTGGAAGAAGTCAGGGATCTTGCCCTCGATGCACCTAAAGGATACCGCCTCCAGGCTTTTCAGGAAAAATGGCCTCATCTTGCGCGGCAAATAGATGACTGGCGTTTGATGGCCCATTTCCTCGGGCCGTCTGCCGTTCTGGCATCCTTTCTTGAGAAAAGCGACTCCTTCCTTAGAGCTTTCCCGGCGTGGAAAAGACGCGGCGTGGCAGCCAACATGCGAAAAGCTATCGATATGGCCCGAGAGTTTGAGGAAGCTATTGGCACAAGCCTTCCCGGCTGCGCCTCTTATCTGAGGGAGGCCATGGAAAGACAGGAGAAGTTCGCGGAACCCGATGTTTCCAACGAGAAAGAAAACGTCATCAGAGTAATGACCGTCCATGGCTCCAAAGGACTGGAATTCCCGGTGCTGGCTGTTCTCGGTCTCGAAAGAACCAGCAGTGCAGGAGAGAAAGGAAGCCTTATGCCATCCCCCAAAATGGGCGTTGCCCTCAGCCGTATTCCGGGCGAAAGAAACTCTGGGCAAGCTCCCCTGGCCTGGTCCCTCTCACGCCTTTTTGAAGAACAGGAAGAGTATGAGGAGTGGCAGCGTCTTTTTTACGTGGCATGCACCCGAGCTCGAGATAGCCTCATCTTGTGCGGCCATCTTCCATGGAGAAGGGACGGATATTCACCGGGGGATCGTTCTTGGCTGAAAATGCTGCTGTCTTGGAATCCCGAACTGCTTCCATTGACAGACGAACCGGCTGCTAAGGCAGGAGGGCCCAAAGAAGAGAGAGAGCGCTCTCATAAATACAGCAGTGTTCCCCTCCCTTCTTCTGAACATCAGTATCTGGCAAGAATCAGCGCCACATCCTTTGCTCTTTTTCAATACTGCCCATACGCCTACCGCATGAAACACCGGCAGGGCCATGAACTGGTCTGGGAGCAGCCTGGAGAATATCCCTCAGAGGGCGGCGCAGATGTGGGAAGTCTGGTCCACTATCTGCTCTCACAATGGGATTTTGCATCTAAACCTCTTGAGTCTTTCTTTCCTGAAGAGGAGAATTGGGATACTTTCACAGAAACACTGCCGGGGAAACTCAGGGCCGTATGGAAACGCCCTCGAGTACCCTCACATATCTACTCCTGGCTCCTCACTTTTCAGCAAGGAGCCATCGTCGGCAGAATCCTTAAAAATAACCTGACCGTCAAGAAGGAGGTCCCCTTCCGAGCAGATTTAGTCAACGGCCCGACCATGGTTGGAGCCATTGATCTTCTGTGGCACGAAAATGACATGCTGTTTATTCGGGATTTTAAAATAACCACTATTTCCCAGGTTCCAGAAAACCTTTACAGAGACCAGTTAGCCTTTTATGCCCTGGCCATGAAAAAGACCCTTTCTGTGCCGCGAATCTCTCTCGGCTTCTGGCATCTGCGGGAAGGAACAGAAGAACTTCTTTCTTCTTTAGAAAGAGAGGACTGGGATCAGATCGAAGGAGAGGTCAGAAAAATGGCCCGACAGGCCCTATCCGGTCCCTTTAAACCTGTTAAAGGCCGCTGTTCTTTTTGCCCTTTCAAAGGGGAGTGCACATGGCTCCATGCATAG